The proteins below are encoded in one region of Holophagaceae bacterium:
- the uvrC gene encoding excinuclease ABC subunit UvrC, protein MPTQPGCYLYRDAEGNLLYIGKAKVLRNRVKSYFTASPKDAKTRRLVARIWDLEFIVCETELEALVLENNLIKEHRPPFNILLRDDKSYPYVKLTREAFPKVYVTRKVLKDKAYYFGPFFPASTAYRTAELVYRFFQIRDCDIDIDGKRGRACLKYQLHRCTAPCIAAVSQEAYAEQAKEAKLFLEGKRDELKSRLEAAMWKAAEVSAFELAAHHRDALQQLDAWFTRQKAASSDQEDTDLYGSAVLDGRACVHRLVMREGRMVDRHEYILDDIETFDGAVLAEVLQRVYAVEPVPARILVEVEPEHADLLRDWLGTLRGTKPAIHIPRKGEKVDLLSMAQENARMALERKFEPARLNEAVLEGLQAFLGISHVPRRMECFDISHGQGREVVASCVVFSDGVPDKARYRRFKMSNEQNDDFANMHEAVTRRYKRLKEEGQEFPNLVLIDGGLGQLHAAEAALKDLGLDHLELASLAKKEELVFRPGRSEPFRIPKSSPVLQLLQRIRDEAHRFAVTYHRNLRAKRTLQTELTQIPGIGPATAKKLLQSFGSVGAVRTVPEADLRAAIGPAAVAKVLAWRDSAPEA, encoded by the coding sequence TTGCCGACGCAGCCCGGCTGCTACCTGTATCGCGATGCGGAAGGAAACCTGCTCTACATCGGCAAGGCCAAGGTGCTCCGGAACCGCGTGAAGTCCTATTTCACCGCCTCCCCAAAGGACGCCAAGACCCGTCGGCTGGTGGCGCGCATCTGGGACCTGGAATTCATCGTCTGCGAAACAGAGTTGGAAGCCCTGGTCCTGGAGAACAACCTGATCAAGGAGCACCGGCCGCCCTTCAACATCCTGCTCCGCGACGACAAGAGCTATCCCTACGTGAAGCTCACCCGGGAGGCCTTCCCCAAGGTCTATGTGACCCGGAAGGTCCTCAAGGACAAGGCCTATTATTTCGGGCCTTTCTTCCCGGCGAGCACCGCCTACCGGACAGCGGAACTGGTCTACCGGTTCTTCCAGATCCGCGACTGCGACATCGACATCGACGGCAAGCGCGGGCGCGCCTGCCTGAAGTACCAGCTGCACCGCTGCACAGCCCCGTGCATCGCCGCAGTGTCGCAGGAAGCCTATGCGGAGCAGGCGAAGGAAGCGAAACTCTTCCTGGAAGGCAAGCGGGATGAGCTGAAGTCCCGCCTGGAAGCGGCCATGTGGAAGGCCGCGGAGGTATCCGCCTTCGAGTTGGCGGCCCACCACCGCGACGCGCTGCAGCAGCTGGACGCCTGGTTCACGCGGCAGAAGGCCGCCAGCTCCGACCAGGAGGATACGGACCTGTACGGATCCGCGGTGCTGGATGGCCGGGCCTGCGTGCATCGGCTGGTCATGCGCGAAGGGCGCATGGTGGACCGCCATGAATACATCCTGGACGACATCGAGACCTTCGACGGCGCGGTGCTGGCTGAAGTGCTGCAACGGGTCTATGCCGTGGAACCCGTCCCGGCCCGGATCCTGGTGGAAGTGGAGCCCGAACATGCGGACCTCCTGCGGGACTGGCTGGGCACCCTGAGGGGGACGAAACCCGCCATCCATATCCCGAGAAAGGGTGAAAAAGTCGATTTATTGTCCATGGCCCAGGAAAACGCGCGAATGGCCCTGGAACGGAAGTTCGAACCGGCCCGGCTGAACGAAGCCGTGCTAGAAGGCTTGCAGGCCTTCCTTGGCATCTCCCACGTCCCGCGCCGCATGGAGTGCTTCGACATCAGCCATGGCCAGGGCCGCGAAGTGGTGGCCTCCTGCGTGGTCTTCAGCGACGGTGTCCCGGACAAGGCGCGCTACCGGCGCTTCAAGATGAGCAACGAGCAGAACGATGATTTCGCCAACATGCACGAGGCGGTCACCCGCCGCTACAAGCGCTTGAAGGAAGAGGGCCAGGAATTCCCGAACCTCGTGCTCATCGACGGCGGCCTGGGCCAGTTGCATGCGGCCGAAGCAGCGTTGAAGGATCTCGGGCTCGACCATCTCGAACTGGCCAGCCTCGCGAAGAAGGAGGAACTGGTCTTCCGTCCGGGCCGGAGCGAACCCTTCCGCATCCCGAAATCCTCCCCGGTGCTACAACTGCTGCAACGCATCCGGGATGAGGCCCATCGTTTCGCAGTCACCTATCACCGGAATCTCAGGGCCAAGCGCACCCTCCAGACAGAGCTCACGCAAATCCCGGGGATCGGCCCCGCAACAGCC
- a CDS encoding SPFH domain-containing protein, translated as MLPEITAGISFGLLLGFIAWFLVRYLVAGIFTVNQNERAVKTSFGRAQRLGDATTAEDPISASLNADEKLRYTYPQVRVIPPGGPYFKWPWEQVYKVSIATETVSMAFDPMTPSANQSGTVLEAVTKDQLNTGLSGQIRFKISERNLYAYVFGVKNPIAHVMGYFVSVLRERIANFEAPNAADGTPAVQTGISINDLRKNLRDINEHMDKECGSSAARYGVQLDASLITSIDPPPEVESALAAINTAHNQVSSDISLAQASADQKIVQSRRAVEIETLKAQAEVEPLRLMASQLAELKANGGEAALGAYVRNVGLGLYAQAGRLVKEVK; from the coding sequence ATGCTGCCCGAAATAACCGCCGGAATTTCCTTTGGCCTGCTGCTGGGATTCATCGCCTGGTTCCTCGTGCGCTACCTGGTGGCGGGGATCTTCACCGTGAACCAGAACGAACGGGCCGTGAAGACTTCCTTCGGGCGGGCCCAGCGCCTGGGGGACGCCACCACCGCCGAGGATCCCATCTCGGCATCCCTCAACGCCGACGAGAAGCTGCGCTACACCTATCCCCAGGTCCGGGTCATCCCGCCGGGCGGCCCCTACTTCAAGTGGCCCTGGGAACAGGTCTACAAGGTCTCCATCGCTACGGAGACCGTCAGCATGGCCTTCGATCCCATGACGCCCAGCGCCAACCAGAGCGGCACCGTGCTGGAGGCCGTCACCAAGGACCAGCTCAACACGGGCCTCTCGGGCCAGATCCGCTTCAAGATCAGCGAGCGGAACCTCTATGCCTACGTGTTCGGCGTGAAGAATCCCATCGCCCATGTGATGGGCTACTTCGTGTCGGTGCTGCGGGAGCGCATCGCCAACTTCGAGGCGCCCAACGCCGCCGACGGCACGCCCGCCGTCCAGACGGGAATTTCAATCAATGACCTGCGCAAGAACCTGCGCGACATCAACGAGCACATGGACAAGGAATGCGGCTCCTCGGCCGCCCGCTACGGGGTCCAGCTGGACGCCTCGCTCATCACGAGCATCGACCCGCCCCCGGAAGTGGAATCGGCCCTGGCGGCCATCAACACCGCGCACAACCAGGTGTCCTCGGACATCAGCCTGGCCCAGGCCTCCGCGGACCAGAAGATCGTCCAGTCCAGGCGGGCCGTGGAGATCGAAACCCTCAAGGCCCAGGCCGAGGTGGAGCCCCTGCGGCTCATGGCCTCGCAGCTTGCGGAACTCAAGGCCAATGGCGGCGAAGCTGCCCTCGGTGCCTACGTGCGCAACGTGGGTCTCGGCCTCTACGCCCAGGCTGGCCGCCTGGTGAAGGAGGTGAAGTGA
- a CDS encoding SPFH/Band 7/PHB domain protein produces the protein MLTLIAAFAAFFAALIGVPILFALSRMFGFYAIVQERRCKVYVLFGKVIAVLDEPGLHILWFKLGWRALFINWVGKCYDIDLRLDQEYLRSQPVNSEEGAPMGIGIWYEMFISDPVAYLFKNTDPRGSLGANVSNSTVRCLSNMPLSDMMANRHTMSQTVRDEVSPQSHDWGYRLGSIYIRKVHFRDHDMIRQIESKVVNRLRQVTSSIKQDGTNQVNIISSTAERQAAVEFAKAGAIRPQIVGAALDEISRDPAVSEAMFTVMETQRILDGGATITLIPAGQSLLTNLLAAAPDPKPPKPAPAKT, from the coding sequence ATGTTGACCCTCATCGCCGCTTTCGCCGCTTTTTTCGCCGCTCTCATCGGCGTGCCCATCCTGTTCGCCCTCTCGCGGATGTTCGGCTTCTACGCCATCGTCCAGGAGCGCCGCTGCAAGGTCTACGTGCTCTTCGGAAAAGTCATCGCGGTGCTGGACGAGCCCGGTCTCCACATCCTGTGGTTCAAGCTCGGCTGGCGGGCGCTCTTCATCAATTGGGTCGGCAAGTGCTACGACATCGATCTGCGGCTGGACCAGGAATACCTGCGCAGCCAGCCCGTGAACTCCGAAGAAGGCGCGCCCATGGGCATCGGCATCTGGTACGAGATGTTCATCAGCGACCCCGTGGCCTACCTGTTCAAGAACACGGACCCCCGCGGTTCGCTGGGCGCCAACGTGAGCAATTCCACCGTCCGGTGCCTCAGCAACATGCCCTTGAGCGACATGATGGCCAACCGCCACACCATGAGCCAGACCGTGCGGGATGAGGTCTCGCCGCAATCCCACGACTGGGGCTACCGGCTGGGATCCATCTACATCCGCAAGGTGCACTTCCGGGACCACGACATGATCCGCCAGATCGAGAGCAAGGTCGTCAACCGGCTGCGCCAGGTGACCTCGTCCATCAAGCAGGACGGCACCAATCAGGTGAACATCATCAGCAGCACCGCCGAGCGCCAGGCGGCCGTGGAGTTCGCGAAAGCCGGCGCCATCCGCCCCCAGATCGTCGGCGCTGCTCTGGATGAGATCTCCCGCGATCCCGCTGTCTCCGAAGCCATGTTCACCGTCATGGAAACCCAGCGCATTCTGGACGGCGGCGCGACCATCACGCTCATTCCGGCCGGGCAATCGTTGCTCACGAACCTGCTGGCCGCCGCGCCGGATCCCAAGCCCCCCAAACCAGCGCCCGCGAAGACCTGA
- a CDS encoding MBL fold metallo-hydrolase, whose product MLKLESFPVGPLGCNCSLLWNPDTGAGLVVDPGGDGAKIRARVAQAGFRVEALLHTHAHFDHVGATRELQDLWQCPAYLHRGDGFLIENLDMQTGGFGFSAIPKPDMQDLNPGDIFAGLATLHTPGHTPGSCCFHGDFEKGKLVLAGDTLFCGGIGRTDLWGGDFGQLEQSIQSQLYELDAGALVIPGHGPATTIGEEAENNPFVRRS is encoded by the coding sequence ATGCTGAAGCTCGAATCCTTCCCCGTCGGCCCCCTAGGCTGCAACTGCAGCCTGCTCTGGAACCCGGACACGGGAGCCGGCCTTGTGGTGGACCCGGGCGGAGATGGCGCGAAGATCCGCGCGCGGGTCGCGCAGGCGGGATTCCGGGTGGAGGCTCTGCTGCACACCCACGCCCACTTCGACCACGTCGGCGCCACCAGGGAACTGCAGGACCTATGGCAATGTCCCGCCTACCTGCATCGCGGCGACGGCTTCCTCATCGAGAACCTGGACATGCAGACCGGAGGGTTCGGGTTTAGCGCAATCCCGAAGCCCGACATGCAGGATCTCAACCCTGGGGACATCTTCGCGGGACTGGCCACGCTCCACACGCCCGGGCACACACCGGGCTCCTGCTGCTTCCATGGGGACTTCGAGAAGGGGAAGCTGGTGCTCGCCGGCGACACGCTGTTCTGCGGCGGCATCGGCCGCACGGATCTCTGGGGCGGCGATTTCGGCCAGTTGGAACAGAGCATCCAATCCCAACTCTATGAGCTGGATGCGGGAGCGCTGGTGATTCCCGGCCACGGGCCGGCCACCACCATCGGCGAGGAGGCCGAGAACAACCCTTTCGTCAGAAGGAGCTGA